The following are encoded in a window of Primulina eburnea isolate SZY01 chromosome 4, ASM2296580v1, whole genome shotgun sequence genomic DNA:
- the LOC140830718 gene encoding putative E3 ubiquitin-protein ligase RF298 yields the protein MASMVAKACSSTSSQMPDMAVREKGSRNKRKFRADPPITEPNKIIPLPLNECSNFEFSAEKFEIIPNLGHKDECDLCCVDQDNSDALKLDLGLSCSMGTLEVGPSQPPEEIQVSSNEFHDADWSDLTESQLEELVLNNLDAIFRSAIRQIMASGYSSEVSNKAILRSGLWYGCKDIVSNIVDNTLAFLRSGQDIDPSREHYFVDLQQMEKYILAELVCLLREVRPFFSIGNAMWCLLVCDMNVSHACAMDSDPLCSFLADANSKGNSSISSRPQFGTESKNYEPNITVPCTPNVSASCAHKSLPDTSILTSIQDGHSLQSDASGVTNHANLIPKTPFVLNGPIPDNECQNFASNTNIRPFSAAGIPHTTVSEEKFVASRKVSGITKRENVLRQKSAHLEKHYRTHGSKVISRNSKLSNFSGLVLDKKLKDAAGSTGINSKNGSFKVNQAIEFDAPQDTVNQNLSGSQDCTSVPMFGSETNNGSFSLTKASISSSFSVVPRSTASSLPIADTELSLSIPAKNAVKPIPINHNTEPANSTIVDASSDKSLGHRAPLDHKDEMIMKLVPRVRELQIQLEEWTEWANQKVMQAARRLSKDKADLKVLRQEKEEVERLKKEKQTLEENTTKKLSDMENAFRKAGGQVERANAAVRRLEVENAALWREMEAAKLRAAESSASCEEVLNREKKTLLKFQSWEKQKMIFQEELSAEKHNLKQLQQELQQAKEIKDQVEAKRDLEEKAKDEALTLANSFRKEREQIETTAKSKEDAIKLRAENNLQKYKYDIEKLEKEIAQLRLKTDSSKIAALRRGIDGSYVSKLTDLRKTQALQDSRTPYISNTVTSTNFHGSNGTGGVKRERECVMCLSEEMSVVFLPCAHQVVCTMCNELHEKQGMKDCPSCRSPIQRRVCVRYRS from the exons ATGGCATCAATGGTTGCAAAGGCTTGCAGCAGTACTTCCAGTCAAATGCCAGATATGGCTGTCCGAGAAAAAGGAAGTAGGAATAAAAGAAAATTCCGAGCCGATCCTCCGATTACTGAACCAAATAAGATCATCCCTTTGCCTCTGAATGAATGCAGCAATTTCGAATTTTCAgctgaaaagtttgagataatCCCAAATCTTGGGCACAAGGATGAGTGTGATTtatgctgtgtcgatcaagatAATTCTGATGCATTAAAACTGGACCTTGGATTGTCTTGCAGTATGGGGACATTGGAGGTGGGGCCGAGCCAGCCTCCAGAGGAAATTCAGGTATCATCCAACGAGTTTCATGATGCTGATTGGAGTGATCTTACAGAATCCCAGCTGGAAGAACTTGTTTTGAACAATTTGGATGCAATTTTCAGGAGTGCAATTAGGCAAATAATGGCAAGTGGTTACAGTTCAGAAGTTTCTAATAAGGCTATCTTAAGGTCCGGACTTTGGTACGGGTGTAAAGACATAGTGTCAAATATCGTGGACAATACGCTGGCATTTCTGAGAAGTGGTCAAGACATTGATCCATCAAGGGAACACTATTTTGTGGATTTGCAGCAGATGGAAAAGTATATATTGGCGGAATTGGTTTGCCTTTTAAGGGAGGTTAGACCTTTTTTTAGCATTGGGAATGCAATGTGGTGCTTGTTGGTATGTGACATGAATGTATCTCATGCTTGCGCGATGGATAGTGATCCTTTGTGTAGTTTCCTTGCTGATGCAAATTCGAAAGGCAATTCCTCCATTTCTTCTCGACCCCAATTCGGGACAGAGTCCAAAAATTATGAGCCTAATATCACAGTTCCTTGTACTCCAAATGTATCTGCTTCCTGTGCTCATAAATCACTTCCTGATACATCCATTTTAACTTCAATTCAGGATGGTCATAGCTTGCAATCTGATGCATCTGGTGTCACAAATCATGCTAACTTAATCCCAAAAACACCTTTTGTTCTCAATGGACCAATACCTGACAATGAGTGTCAAAACTTTGCTTCTAATACTAATATCAGACCCTTTAGCGCTGCAGGAATACCCCACACTACAGTTTCAGAGGAGAAGTTTGTGGCGAGTAGAAAAGTTTCTGGAATAACCAAAAGGGAGAATGTATTGCGTCAGAAATCGGCTCACTTGGAGAAACACTACCGTACTCATGGTTCTAAAGTCATATCTAGAAATTCGAAACTGAGTAATTTCAGTGGTCTAGTCCTTGATAAAAAGCTTAAGGATGCAGCAGGTTCTACCGGTATCAACTCTAAGAATGGCTCCTTCAAAGTTAACCAGGCAATTGAATTTGATGCGCCTCAAGACACTGTGAATCAGAATCTTTCAGGAAGCCAAGATTGCACTTCAGTTCCCATGTTTGGTTCCGAAACTAATAATGGCAGCTTTTCATTGACTAAAGCAAGTATCTCATCCTCATTTTCTGTCGTGCCTCGCAGTACCGCTTCTTCATTACCTATTGCTGATACTGAGCTCTCTCTCTCAATCCCTGCCAAAAATGCTGTGAAGCCAATACCCATCAACCATAACACCGAGCCTGCCAACTCCACCATTGTCGATGCTTCAAGTGATAAGTCTCTGGGTCATAGGGCCCCGCTGGATCATAAGGATGAGATGATAATGAAGCTGGTTCCTAGAGTGCGGGAATTGCAAATTCAGCTTGAAGAATGGACAGAGTGGGCAAATCAGAAGGTCATGCAAGCTGCTCGTAGACTGAGCAAGGACAAAGCTGATCTCAAGGTACTTAGGCAAGAGAAGGAAGAAGTAGAGCGGCTCAAGAAAGAAAAGCAAACATTGGAGGAGAACACCACAAAAAAATTGTCCGATATGGAAAATGCTTTTCGCAAGGCTGGTGGGCAAGTAGAACGAGCGAATGCTGCTGTCCGCAGGCTTGAAGTTGAGAATGCTGCATTATGGCGGGAAATGGAAGCTGCGAAATTGCGTGCTGCGGAGTCAAGTGCAAGCTGTGAAGAAGTGTTGAACAGAGAGAAGAAGACGCTGTTGAAATTTCAGTCATGGGAAAAGCAGAAGATGATTTTTCAGGAGGAGCTTTCAGCTGAAAAGCACAATTTGAAGCAGCTGCAACAGGAACTGCAACAGGCTAAAGAGATAAAAGATCAAGTTGAG GCAAAACGGGATCTAGAGGAGAAGGCCAAAGATGAAGCCCTTACACTAGCCAATTCATTTAGAAAAGAAAGAGAGCAAATTGAAACCACCGCCAAATCAAAAGAGGATGCAATCAAATTGAGAGCAGAAAACAACCTGCAGAAGTATAAATACGATATTGAGAAGCTTGAAAAAGAAATTGCCCAGCTGAGGTTAAAGACGGATTCATCAAAAATAGCAGCTCTAAGAAGAGGGATAGATGGAAGCTATGTCAGCAAGCTCACCGACCTCAGAAAAACTCAAGCCCTTCAAGATTCCAGAACACCTTACATCTCAAATACAGTGACATCCACCAACTTTCACGGATCTAATGGGACCGGAGGAGTGAAACGTGAACGTGAATGTGTGATGTGTTTATCGGAGGAGATGTCTGTCGTTTTCTTGCCATGTGCACATCAAGTTGTTTGTACAATGTGCAATGAGCTGCACGAGAAGCAGGGAATGAAAGACTGCCCGTCGTGCAGGAGCCCAATTCAACGACGTGTTTGTGTACGATATCGATCTTAA